One window of the Oceanicoccus sp. KOV_DT_Chl genome contains the following:
- the tviB gene encoding Vi polysaccharide biosynthesis UDP-N-acetylglucosamine C-6 dehydrogenase TviB, with product MPFKDQPKIAIIGLGYVGLPLAAEFGKQLPCVGFDINQRRVKELQQGLDNTLELSTEELSQATHLQYSWQTEDIADCDIYIITVPTPIDDSKQPDLSPLISASKLVGAVIQQNNIVIYESTVYPGCTEEACIPVIEATSGLTFNQHFFAGYSPERINPGDKNHRVTNIIKVTSGSTPETANYVDQLYQRIVTVGTHKASSIKVAEASKVIENTQRDVNIALINELALIFNRLHINTEDVLEAAGTKWNFLPFRPGLVGGHCIGVDPYYLVHKAEQAGYHPQIISASRRINDRMGHLVATEVMRLMTQKRIHIVDANVLILGLAFKENCPDLRNTRVMDIVNELKSCNAKVHIHDPWVSAEEAKQVFDVDLVETPQTDFYDTIILAVAHDEFKQMGIENIRQLAKSESIIFDIKYAFPSDAVDGRL from the coding sequence ATGCCATTCAAGGATCAACCCAAAATCGCCATTATCGGCCTCGGCTATGTCGGCCTTCCTCTGGCCGCAGAGTTCGGCAAGCAACTGCCCTGTGTCGGTTTCGATATCAATCAAAGGCGAGTGAAAGAACTACAACAGGGTCTGGATAACACCCTCGAACTATCTACTGAAGAATTGAGCCAAGCGACGCACTTGCAATATTCCTGGCAAACCGAAGACATCGCTGATTGTGATATTTATATCATTACAGTGCCGACACCCATCGATGACAGCAAACAACCAGACCTGAGCCCGCTTATCTCGGCATCCAAATTGGTTGGCGCCGTTATCCAACAAAACAATATTGTTATCTATGAATCAACTGTTTATCCCGGCTGCACGGAAGAAGCCTGCATCCCGGTGATAGAGGCTACGTCCGGCCTTACTTTCAACCAGCACTTTTTTGCTGGCTATAGCCCGGAACGCATTAACCCCGGTGACAAAAATCATCGTGTCACTAATATCATCAAAGTCACTTCAGGCTCCACCCCTGAAACCGCTAACTATGTCGATCAACTTTACCAACGAATAGTGACCGTAGGCACACACAAAGCCAGCAGCATTAAAGTCGCCGAGGCGTCCAAAGTTATCGAAAACACTCAGCGGGACGTCAATATCGCACTCATTAATGAGCTGGCCTTAATTTTTAATCGCCTGCATATTAATACCGAGGACGTGCTGGAGGCGGCTGGTACTAAATGGAATTTTCTGCCTTTCCGTCCAGGCCTGGTAGGCGGCCACTGCATTGGTGTCGACCCCTATTATCTGGTTCACAAAGCCGAGCAAGCCGGCTACCACCCGCAGATTATTTCCGCCAGCCGGCGTATTAATGATCGCATGGGGCATTTAGTCGCCACGGAAGTGATGCGCCTGATGACACAAAAACGCATCCACATTGTTGACGCTAACGTTTTGATTCTGGGTTTGGCTTTTAAAGAAAATTGCCCGGATTTACGCAACACCCGGGTAATGGATATAGTTAACGAATTAAAAAGCTGTAACGCCAAGGTTCATATCCATGATCCATGGGTATCTGCAGAAGAAGCCAAGCAAGTATTCGACGTCGATCTAGTAGAAACACCACAAACCGATTTCTACGACACCATTATTCTTGCGGTAGCACATGACGAATTCAAACAAATGGGAATAGAGAATATTCGCCAGCTAGCCAAATCAGAGTCCATTATTTTTGATATCAAATACGCCTTCCCTAGTGACGCAGTTGACGGCCGCTTATAA